One stretch of Candidatus Paceibacterota bacterium DNA includes these proteins:
- the rsmA gene encoding 16S rRNA (adenine(1518)-N(6)/adenine(1519)-N(6))-dimethyltransferase RsmA, translated as MRVKKHLGQNFLRDPKILKKIVDFAEIKKTDTVLEIGPGEGTLTKILLERAGRVIAVEKDHELAEKLKERWKDLKKERKLEILEGDILKFPTSITKGHPWPESTWPKVTLGNYKLIGNIPYYITGEIFRKFLESEHQPQSITFVVQKEVAERIMARDKKESILSISIKAFGTPEYGGVIKAGSFVPAPKVDSAIIAIRNISMEKFKEVKIEKFFEILKKGFAHKRKLLKSNLSVEDADLHQCGIPVKARAEDLNIDDWICLSKRLI; from the coding sequence ATGAGAGTAAAAAAACATTTGGGGCAAAATTTTTTAAGAGATCCTAAAATTTTAAAGAAAATCGTAGATTTTGCAGAAATCAAAAAAACAGACACTGTACTCGAAATAGGACCAGGAGAGGGTACTTTGACTAAAATTCTTTTAGAGAGAGCGGGCAGGGTAATCGCTGTGGAAAAAGATCATGAGCTAGCGGAAAAATTAAAGGAAAGATGGAAAGATTTAAAGAAGGAAAGAAAATTGGAAATATTAGAAGGAGATATATTAAAATTTCCGACTAGCATTACCAAGGGTCACCCTTGGCCTGAATCCACTTGGCCAAAGGTGACCCTTGGTAATTACAAACTCATAGGTAACATCCCTTACTACATAACTGGGGAAATATTTAGAAAATTTTTAGAGAGTGAACACCAACCTCAATCAATAACATTTGTGGTACAAAAAGAAGTGGCAGAAAGGATAATGGCTCGGGACAAGAAAGAAAGTATTTTAAGCATATCTATAAAGGCATTCGGTACTCCTGAATACGGAGGAGTAATAAAAGCGGGTTCTTTCGTACCGGCTCCTAAGGTGGATTCGGCTATCATCGCGATAAGAAACATAAGCATGGAAAAATTTAAAGAAGTAAAGATAGAAAAGTTCTTTGAAATACTTAAAAAGGGCTTCGCACATAAGAGAAAGTTACTTAAGAGTAACTTGAGTGTAGAAGATGCCGATCTACACCAATGTGGTATTCCAGTAAAAGCCAGGGCTGAAGATTTAAATATTGATGACTGGATTTGTTTGTCAAAAAGACTGATATAA
- a CDS encoding peptidoglycan DD-metalloendopeptidase family protein, which translates to MSALSSMFMEEEAHPSFQKNIQHIALLTSSISPGGSEEQDRGILVDESALQAEGADSSLEESENRPTSDQISVYIVREGDTLSQIASMFNVTVNTIRWNNDLKGSVVQPGQTLVILPISGVRHTVAKGDTLASISKKYKGDLEEIASYNGLEKGSSLALGTVIIVPDGEVTSTPGTSSTVRPSSGLKEYVGYYLRPVAGGRRTQGIHGHNGIDIAASLGAPIMAAADGQVIIARSSGWNGGYGSYVVLKHDNGTQTLYAHLSSVKVSVGESVSQGDVLGGMGQSGKSTGIHLHFEIRGAKNPF; encoded by the coding sequence ATGAGTGCTTTATCCAGCATGTTTATGGAAGAAGAAGCACATCCAAGCTTCCAAAAAAACATCCAACACATAGCACTTCTCACTTCATCTATTTCCCCTGGTGGTTCGGAAGAACAAGATAGGGGTATCCTGGTTGACGAGAGTGCTCTACAGGCAGAAGGAGCGGATTCTTCTTTGGAGGAATCTGAAAATAGGCCGACATCCGATCAAATCAGTGTATATATTGTACGCGAAGGTGACACTCTCTCTCAGATCGCTTCGATGTTTAATGTCACAGTCAATACCATACGATGGAATAATGATTTAAAAGGTTCTGTGGTTCAGCCTGGCCAAACTTTAGTTATCCTGCCTATTTCTGGAGTGCGACATACTGTAGCAAAGGGTGATACTCTGGCTTCTATTTCTAAAAAATATAAAGGTGATCTAGAAGAAATCGCTAGTTACAACGGTTTAGAAAAAGGCTCCTCTCTTGCTTTGGGTACAGTTATCATAGTTCCTGATGGTGAAGTCACGTCTACTCCTGGTACAAGCTCTACGGTTAGACCTTCTTCAGGATTGAAAGAATATGTTGGTTATTACCTTCGACCAGTTGCTGGAGGTAGGAGGACCCAAGGTATTCATGGTCACAATGGTATCGATATTGCTGCTTCTCTCGGTGCTCCTATTATGGCCGCTGCCGATGGTCAAGTTATTATCGCCCGGAGTTCCGGCTGGAATGGTGGTTATGGTAGTTATGTGGTTCTGAAGCACGACAACGGCACTCAAACTCTCTACGCTCACCTCTCAAGTGTCAAAGTTTCTGTTGGCGAATCTGTAAGTCAGGGTGATGTTCTCGGCGGCATGGGTCAGTCTGGTAAATCTACCGGCATCCATCTTCACTTCGAAATCCGCGGCGCCAAGAATCCTTTTTAA
- a CDS encoding TraR/DksA C4-type zinc finger protein, protein MEIEKLNHFKEKLVEELALLEKELEHVGKKRPLNGEVDWEGKPADFDTDSADESELGDKMEEYEENTAIVKNLEIRYNEVKKALQKIEAGTYGTCEVNGEAIEEDRLEANPAATTCKAHMN, encoded by the coding sequence ATGGAAATAGAAAAATTAAATCATTTTAAGGAAAAACTTGTAGAAGAACTGGCTCTGTTGGAAAAAGAACTCGAGCATGTTGGCAAAAAAAGGCCCCTCAATGGAGAGGTGGATTGGGAAGGTAAGCCTGCTGATTTTGACACTGACTCGGCTGACGAAAGCGAACTCGGTGATAAGATGGAAGAATACGAAGAAAATACAGCCATAGTCAAAAACCTCGAAATACGCTACAACGAAGTTAAAAAAGCTCTGCAAAAAATAGAGGCTGGAACCTACGGCACTTGCGAGGTAAACGGAGAAGCGATAGAAGAAGATAGACTGGAAGCCAATCCTGCGGCTACGACCTGCAAAGCTCATATGAATTAA
- a CDS encoding PrgI family protein: MRFQVPQFIDVEDKIFGPLTIKQFVYLAGGVGVLVVFITLLPKFLAFVLAAPFIALSIALAFYKPNNQPFVLQLEAMIRYFFGEKLYIWKKIPKKENENKIAPSTPVELLVPHLSNSKLKDLTWSLDVRKAEENDKTSGA; the protein is encoded by the coding sequence ATGCGATTCCAAGTGCCCCAATTTATCGATGTTGAAGATAAAATTTTTGGCCCTCTTACCATCAAGCAATTTGTTTATCTTGCTGGAGGGGTGGGTGTCCTAGTTGTCTTCATTACCTTACTTCCGAAATTCCTGGCTTTTGTCTTAGCCGCTCCTTTTATTGCTCTCTCTATTGCCCTGGCCTTTTATAAGCCCAACAATCAACCTTTCGTTTTACAACTTGAAGCTATGATTCGATATTTTTTTGGTGAAAAGCTTTATATTTGGAAGAAAATACCTAAAAAAGAAAATGAAAACAAAATAGCTCCTTCTACTCCTGTAGAGCTTCTAGTTCCTCATCTTTCAAATAGTAAATTGAAAGACCTGACCTGGAGCCTCGATGTTCGCAAAGCCGAAGAAAACGATAAAACCTCTGGAGCCTAG
- a CDS encoding NYN domain-containing protein produces the protein MAVIKQKEQRVGIFIDTQNLYHSAKNIYNGKVNFGNVLEDTLAGRILVRAIAYAVTTEAGDESEFLEALERVGIETKTKDLQVFAGGAKKGDWDVGLAVDCIKFAPKLDVVVIVSGDGDFVPLVEHLKSEGCQVEIASFGKSTSARLIEAVDDFIDLDENPRRYLLRMRR, from the coding sequence ATGGCGGTAATAAAACAGAAGGAACAGCGCGTAGGAATTTTTATAGATACACAAAATCTCTACCATAGCGCTAAAAATATTTATAATGGGAAAGTAAATTTCGGTAATGTCTTGGAAGACACTTTGGCCGGAAGGATACTAGTGCGAGCTATAGCTTACGCAGTGACCACCGAGGCGGGAGACGAGAGCGAATTCTTAGAAGCCCTTGAAAGAGTAGGTATCGAAACCAAAACAAAAGATTTGCAGGTTTTCGCTGGAGGAGCCAAGAAAGGCGATTGGGATGTGGGCCTGGCTGTCGATTGTATCAAGTTTGCTCCAAAATTAGATGTCGTGGTCATCGTGTCGGGTGATGGCGACTTCGTACCTCTCGTTGAACATTTGAAATCAGAAGGTTGCCAAGTGGAAATAGCTAGTTTTGGCAAATCAACTTCAGCTAGACTGATCGAAGCAGTTGATGATTTTATCGATTTGGACGAAAACCCTCGCAGATATCTATTACGAATGAGGAGGTAG
- a CDS encoding UvrD-helicase domain-containing protein: MNFISELNQRQKEAVDTTEGPVLVLAGAGAGKTKTITHRILNLVKKGVAPENILAITFTNKAAQEMKERVLSLIHKEGNLNRHLGYEERPWVSTFHSLCVKIIKDNATLLGTKRHFSIYDRDDSKRAVREALKEMGLDSKEYEPGKILSIISREKGNMVSVNEYKERERGDYMGGIVAEAWQKYEKILKKENAFDFDDLLAVAAKLLKENEIVRKNYAKKWQYIHVDEYQDTNEVQYQIAKYLAQEHRNICSVGDGDQNIYSWRGANIKNILNFEKDYPEAKIVVLEENYRSTQTILAVANRVIEKNKLRRKKVLFTQNLMGEKIGLFEALDENHEAQYIVNKIKTLVKIGTPLNEVAVLYRANFQSRALEEACLREGLPYQVVGTRFYDRKEVKDVLSFIRYALNPESTADLVRVINVPARGIGKVTLLKIVEGKENELPIKIKERVWQFRKIMEKIKESAMTKKPSDTVKYVVEASKMGESLSKSEEDIDRLENLKELIVLAKRYDELEGEEGIERFIEDISLASDQDGIKENEAVRLMTVHASKGLEFDCVFISGLEEGLFPSDKNRNDNVSEEEAEEERRLFYVAVTRARKKLFLTYAQSRTIFGSRGVNIPSEFIFDVDETFIERDYLDFTPRRKPLLEIEF; this comes from the coding sequence ATGAATTTTATTTCTGAATTAAATCAACGCCAAAAAGAAGCGGTGGACACAACCGAAGGACCAGTTTTGGTACTAGCTGGAGCGGGAGCAGGCAAAACAAAAACAATCACACACAGAATATTAAATCTGGTAAAAAAAGGAGTGGCCCCAGAAAATATTTTAGCTATCACTTTTACAAATAAGGCCGCTCAAGAAATGAAGGAGCGAGTACTTTCACTTATCCACAAAGAAGGCAACTTAAACCGACACTTGGGTTACGAGGAAAGGCCATGGGTAAGTACATTCCACTCACTGTGCGTAAAAATTATTAAAGATAATGCCACATTACTAGGAACCAAAAGACACTTTTCTATATACGATAGAGATGATTCAAAAAGAGCAGTACGAGAAGCTCTGAAGGAGATGGGCCTAGACAGCAAAGAGTACGAGCCGGGTAAAATCCTTTCTATAATTTCAAGAGAGAAGGGTAATATGGTATCAGTAAATGAATACAAAGAGAGGGAAAGAGGAGATTATATGGGAGGAATAGTGGCAGAAGCCTGGCAAAAGTACGAAAAAATTTTAAAAAAAGAAAACGCCTTCGATTTTGACGACCTACTCGCAGTGGCTGCAAAATTATTGAAAGAAAATGAAATAGTAAGAAAAAATTATGCAAAAAAGTGGCAATACATTCATGTAGATGAGTACCAAGATACAAACGAAGTGCAGTACCAAATTGCTAAGTATTTAGCCCAAGAACATAGAAATATATGCTCTGTTGGCGACGGAGATCAAAATATATATTCATGGCGGGGAGCAAATATAAAAAACATATTGAACTTTGAAAAAGATTATCCTGAAGCAAAAATAGTGGTGCTAGAGGAAAACTATCGTTCGACCCAAACCATACTGGCCGTAGCCAACAGGGTAATAGAGAAAAATAAACTACGCCGCAAGAAAGTGCTTTTTACTCAAAACCTAATGGGGGAAAAGATAGGTCTTTTCGAAGCTCTAGATGAAAACCACGAAGCACAATATATAGTGAATAAAATAAAAACCTTAGTAAAAATAGGAACACCTTTAAACGAGGTTGCTGTTCTTTATCGAGCAAATTTTCAATCACGAGCCCTTGAAGAAGCCTGCCTAAGAGAAGGACTTCCTTATCAAGTGGTGGGAACAAGATTTTACGATAGGAAAGAAGTGAAGGATGTCCTTTCTTTTATTCGTTATGCATTGAACCCGGAAAGTACAGCTGATCTGGTGCGTGTTATAAACGTGCCAGCAAGAGGCATAGGAAAAGTAACTCTTTTGAAAATAGTAGAGGGAAAAGAAAATGAACTTCCAATAAAAATAAAAGAAAGGGTTTGGCAATTTAGAAAAATAATGGAAAAAATAAAAGAAAGCGCTATGACAAAAAAACCCTCCGACACTGTAAAGTATGTGGTCGAGGCAAGCAAGATGGGAGAATCGTTAAGTAAAAGTGAAGAAGATATTGATAGACTAGAAAATTTGAAAGAATTGATTGTTTTGGCCAAAAGATATGATGAGTTGGAAGGGGAGGAGGGAATAGAGAGATTTATAGAGGACATTTCTCTGGCTTCTGACCAGGACGGTATAAAAGAGAACGAGGCGGTAAGACTAATGACGGTACACGCCTCAAAAGGACTGGAGTTCGATTGTGTATTTATATCTGGCCTTGAAGAAGGTTTGTTCCCGAGCGATAAAAATAGAAACGATAATGTGAGTGAAGAAGAGGCTGAAGAAGAAAGAAGACTATTTTATGTAGCGGTAACAAGGGCGCGCAAAAAACTCTTTTTGACCTATGCCCAAAGTCGCACTATTTTCGGTAGCCGAGGAGTAAACATACCTTCAGAATTTATATTCGATGTGGATGAGACCTTTATAGAAAGAGACTACTTAGATTTTACTCCGAGGAGAAAGCCTTTATTAGAAATAGAATTTTAA
- a CDS encoding YifB family Mg chelatase-like AAA ATPase, which produces MSYAKVYSAQTHLLTPYIVDIEADLSRGLHAFNIVGMPDQAVEESKDRISAAIKNSGFESPKQQNHKIVIALAPAEIKKEGAGLDLGIALSYLLANEEIDFRPDKNIFLGELSLDGNLRRIKGVLALTRAAKEKGFEAIFLPKENAYEAALVEGIKVFGASDLREVIDHVEGKEVMKASPQTRIKGGILDTENDFSDIKGNQAAKRALQIAGAGSHNIALYGPPGTGKTMLARAFASILPPLSFEEMLEVTEIHSISGNLKGAIVTERPFRSPHHTSSYVSLVGGGASPKPGEITLAHKGVLFLDEFPEFEARTIEALRQPLEDRFVSVSRARGSARFPAHFILVAAMNPCPCGNFGVKGKPCICSPIQIQRYKKKMSGPIIDRIDMWIEVSKVEHESLSNSDATQTNKIPEKESSLMREKILKAREIARDRFKKIGSKVGSNGEMGAREVVLHINLSKEAKEILDRSAKQLDLSARSYHKIMKVARTIADLDSSIDITPSHILEAISYRPKSQMY; this is translated from the coding sequence ATGAGTTATGCGAAAGTTTACAGCGCGCAGACTCACCTCCTCACTCCTTATATTGTCGATATAGAAGCCGATCTGTCGCGTGGACTTCACGCTTTCAATATAGTCGGTATGCCGGACCAAGCGGTAGAGGAATCGAAAGATAGAATTTCAGCAGCTATAAAAAATAGTGGTTTCGAGTCGCCCAAGCAGCAAAACCATAAAATAGTTATCGCTCTGGCGCCAGCTGAAATAAAAAAGGAAGGGGCTGGGCTTGATTTAGGTATCGCACTCTCTTACCTCTTGGCTAATGAGGAAATAGATTTTAGGCCTGATAAAAATATTTTTCTGGGAGAACTTTCCTTGGACGGAAATTTAAGAAGAATTAAAGGAGTGTTGGCCCTAACCCGAGCAGCGAAAGAAAAAGGATTCGAGGCTATATTTCTACCTAAAGAAAATGCTTATGAAGCGGCTCTTGTAGAGGGCATAAAGGTTTTTGGAGCAAGTGATCTAAGAGAAGTTATAGATCATGTAGAGGGGAAAGAGGTTATGAAAGCTTCGCCTCAAACAAGAATAAAAGGAGGTATTCTTGACACAGAAAATGATTTTTCTGATATTAAAGGAAATCAAGCGGCTAAGAGGGCCCTCCAAATCGCAGGAGCAGGTAGCCACAACATCGCACTTTACGGACCTCCGGGAACAGGAAAGACGATGCTCGCTCGAGCGTTTGCTTCGATATTACCACCCCTCTCATTTGAAGAAATGCTGGAAGTAACCGAAATTCATTCTATATCAGGAAATTTAAAAGGAGCGATAGTAACAGAGAGGCCATTCCGATCGCCTCACCACACTTCATCCTATGTTTCCTTAGTAGGGGGAGGAGCGAGCCCAAAACCTGGGGAAATAACACTGGCTCACAAAGGAGTACTTTTCCTTGATGAGTTTCCAGAGTTTGAAGCGAGAACAATCGAAGCTCTACGCCAGCCACTCGAGGATAGGTTTGTTTCCGTTTCCCGAGCTCGAGGTTCGGCTCGTTTCCCGGCTCATTTCATATTAGTGGCAGCCATGAACCCATGTCCTTGTGGCAACTTCGGAGTAAAAGGAAAGCCCTGTATTTGCAGCCCGATCCAAATACAAAGGTATAAGAAAAAAATGTCGGGCCCTATTATCGATCGCATAGATATGTGGATAGAAGTTTCAAAAGTAGAACACGAGAGTTTGAGTAATTCGGATGCAACCCAAACAAATAAAATTCCAGAAAAAGAGAGCTCGCTCATGAGAGAAAAGATTTTAAAAGCAAGAGAAATAGCTAGAGACAGATTCAAAAAAATAGGAAGCAAAGTAGGATCGAATGGAGAAATGGGAGCAAGGGAGGTGGTACTGCACATAAATCTTTCGAAAGAGGCCAAAGAAATCCTCGATCGTTCAGCCAAACAACTCGACCTTTCCGCTCGCTCTTATCACAAAATAATGAAAGTAGCCCGCACAATCGCCGATCTCGATTCATCAATTGATATCACTCCTTCCCACATCCTAGAAGCTATTTCCTACCGCCCCAAATCTCAGATGTATTAG